The following are from one region of the Fimbriimonadaceae bacterium genome:
- a CDS encoding TonB-dependent siderophore receptor, whose amino-acid sequence MSHATRSRFRIRMAGLTVSPWGRAAFRSLSVVVTLVALTACIGPHKPVPTHKAEAAPAPAPERADGPASVEVMPAPTETAAGSLPPSPPVPPPAERAQSTSPDVPVVNVKPVYVMAQQESYHASHATTATKTDTPIMETPFSIQVVPQQVLKDQQTTRLDHALNNVSGVFANQSLSLFESFTIRGFETFDYYREGTRFQSALTQTGRREMANLERIEVLKGPASILYGRIQPGGMINLVTKKPLEESYYSIQQQVGSYDFYRTALDATSKLNESGSLLYRFNMSYENKGSFREFIDDQKLFIAPVVQWKLSNRTQITFDGEYSKGKVRPDYGTVALGTRPANLPIERNLGESFAKADYTTLLGGFNWSHEFNSQWKIQHRAYLQSTKEDDQVVLPLALQADNETLDRFFAGFQGNKHKTYTTSLDLTGHFDTFGLKHRLLAGGDYYQFKNTATIVDNFAFPSINIFNPVHGGSPIPDPADNFVFDLREKWFGLYLQDQVELPFHLHLLAGLRYDSAEITSDSTFGGTRTVSSSRQSAVTPRVGLLWQPIKELAFYGNYVEGFGVPNVGALGVTGAPLRAETSQQWEAGIKTDLFDGRWTATLSWFELTKQNVATGHPDPALAALGFSVQTGEARNKGIELDVAGEVLPGLDVIATYTYTDSVITQMNDGTVGNRFPNVPKHAGSLWTTYRFQEPRLTGWKVGAGVVARGERDGNRENDYQMPGYVLVNLMASYTIHVGPTRLTAQLNVDNLLGQEYFPSSAGLGRGRIDIGTPRFFLGSIRMEF is encoded by the coding sequence ATGTCGCACGCTACAAGGTCGCGTTTTCGAATTCGCATGGCCGGTCTCACGGTGTCTCCGTGGGGTCGAGCCGCATTCCGTTCATTGTCGGTCGTGGTCACACTCGTCGCACTGACAGCCTGTATCGGCCCGCATAAGCCGGTGCCGACGCACAAGGCGGAGGCCGCGCCTGCTCCGGCACCTGAGCGAGCCGACGGGCCTGCCTCCGTTGAGGTCATGCCGGCGCCGACCGAGACGGCGGCCGGTTCGCTCCCTCCCTCCCCGCCCGTGCCGCCGCCGGCGGAGCGCGCTCAGTCGACCTCTCCGGACGTCCCGGTGGTGAATGTCAAACCGGTGTATGTCATGGCCCAGCAGGAGTCGTACCATGCCAGCCATGCCACCACGGCCACTAAGACCGACACGCCGATCATGGAAACGCCGTTTTCCATCCAGGTCGTTCCGCAGCAGGTGTTGAAGGATCAACAGACGACGCGGCTCGACCATGCGCTGAACAATGTCAGCGGAGTCTTTGCCAATCAGTCGCTGAGCCTGTTCGAGTCTTTTACGATTCGAGGGTTTGAAACGTTCGACTACTATCGGGAAGGAACCCGGTTCCAGTCGGCCCTGACGCAAACCGGCCGGAGGGAAATGGCGAATCTGGAGCGGATCGAGGTCCTGAAGGGGCCGGCCTCGATTCTCTACGGACGGATCCAGCCTGGCGGCATGATCAATCTCGTCACCAAGAAGCCGCTGGAAGAATCCTACTATTCGATCCAGCAGCAGGTCGGGTCCTACGATTTCTACCGTACCGCTTTGGATGCGACCAGCAAACTCAACGAATCGGGGTCGCTGCTGTATCGCTTCAACATGTCCTATGAAAACAAGGGCTCATTTCGGGAGTTTATCGATGACCAGAAACTGTTCATTGCGCCGGTGGTGCAATGGAAATTGAGCAACCGCACGCAGATCACCTTCGACGGGGAATACAGCAAGGGCAAAGTCCGTCCGGACTATGGCACCGTGGCTCTCGGCACCAGGCCGGCCAATCTGCCGATTGAGCGCAACCTGGGCGAGTCCTTCGCCAAGGCGGACTACACGACCCTGCTCGGCGGATTCAATTGGTCGCATGAGTTCAACAGCCAGTGGAAGATTCAGCACCGGGCCTATCTGCAATCAACGAAGGAAGACGATCAGGTGGTGCTGCCGCTGGCCCTGCAGGCCGACAACGAAACCTTGGATCGATTTTTCGCCGGTTTCCAGGGCAACAAACACAAGACCTATACGACCAGTCTCGATCTGACCGGGCATTTCGACACGTTCGGGCTCAAACACCGGCTTTTGGCGGGAGGGGACTACTACCAGTTCAAGAATACCGCCACCATCGTCGATAACTTCGCCTTTCCCTCCATCAACATCTTTAATCCGGTTCATGGCGGGAGTCCGATTCCCGATCCGGCGGATAATTTTGTGTTCGATCTCCGCGAGAAATGGTTCGGCCTCTACCTGCAAGACCAGGTGGAACTGCCGTTTCATCTCCATCTATTGGCGGGCCTGCGGTACGACAGCGCGGAGATCACGAGCGACAGTACGTTCGGCGGGACGCGGACCGTGTCGAGCAGCCGGCAGTCTGCCGTCACTCCGCGTGTGGGTCTGCTGTGGCAGCCGATCAAGGAACTCGCGTTCTACGGCAACTATGTCGAAGGCTTCGGTGTCCCGAATGTCGGAGCGCTGGGAGTAACCGGGGCGCCGCTGAGAGCGGAAACCTCCCAGCAGTGGGAGGCCGGCATCAAGACCGATCTCTTCGATGGTCGCTGGACGGCGACCCTTTCCTGGTTTGAATTGACAAAGCAGAATGTGGCCACGGGCCATCCCGATCCCGCGCTGGCCGCCTTGGGGTTCTCCGTGCAAACGGGTGAAGCGCGCAATAAGGGGATCGAACTGGACGTCGCCGGAGAAGTGCTCCCGGGATTGGATGTGATCGCGACCTATACGTACACCGATTCCGTCATCACTCAGATGAACGACGGCACGGTCGGCAATCGCTTCCCCAATGTCCCGAAACATGCGGGCAGCCTGTGGACGACCTACCGGTTCCAGGAACCGCGTCTGACTGGGTGGAAAGTCGGGGCCGGGGTGGTGGCGAGAGGCGAGCGGGACGGCAATCGGGAAAACGACTACCAGATGCCGGGATATGTCCTCGTCAACCTGATGGCGAGTTATACGATACACGTGGGGCCCACACGACTCACCGCGCAACTGAACGTCGACAATCTTTTAGGCCAGGAATACTTCC